Proteins from one Vibrio coralliirubri genomic window:
- a CDS encoding IS5 family transposase, which yields MPKPRYKTTNWKQYNRSLINRGSLTFWIDEEAISGWAQSKQNKRGRPRRFSDLAITTALMVKRVFSMPLRALQGFIDSIFRLAHVPLSCPHYTCISRRAKQVEVSFKTKTRGAIQHLAIDATGLKVYGEGEWKVKKHGTDGKRRVWRKLHIAVDTNTHEIIAAELSLSTVTDGEVLPNLLKQTRRSILEVSGDGAYDTRACHAAIKIKGAIALIPPREGAAFWERGHPRNLAVGCQKLYDSNKYWKERYGYHKRSLSETAMYRVKQLLGGKLSLRNYNAQVGETYAMIKALNKLTGLGMPETCRID from the coding sequence ATGCCTAAGCCTCGTTATAAAACAACCAACTGGAAGCAATACAACCGATCACTCATTAACCGTGGTTCTCTGACTTTTTGGATTGATGAAGAAGCAATAAGCGGATGGGCGCAAAGCAAACAGAATAAGCGCGGTAGGCCGCGTCGGTTCAGTGATTTAGCTATCACGACAGCACTCATGGTCAAACGAGTTTTTTCTATGCCATTGAGAGCGCTGCAAGGATTTATCGACTCGATATTTAGGTTAGCCCATGTACCGTTAAGTTGTCCGCATTACACCTGCATCAGTCGTAGAGCCAAGCAAGTTGAGGTTTCATTTAAGACTAAAACGAGAGGAGCGATACAGCACCTAGCCATTGATGCTACTGGCCTTAAGGTTTATGGCGAAGGTGAATGGAAAGTCAAAAAACATGGGACGGATGGCAAGCGTAGAGTCTGGCGAAAGCTGCATATTGCAGTCGATACCAACACTCATGAGATCATTGCCGCCGAGCTAAGTTTATCGACGGTTACAGATGGAGAAGTACTCCCGAACTTACTGAAACAAACACGCCGAAGTATCCTTGAGGTGTCTGGTGATGGCGCTTACGACACGAGAGCGTGTCACGCTGCTATTAAGATTAAGGGAGCTATTGCGCTTATTCCCCCAAGAGAAGGGGCTGCCTTCTGGGAGCGTGGTCACCCTCGAAATCTCGCCGTGGGTTGCCAGAAATTATACGACTCAAATAAGTATTGGAAAGAGCGGTATGGATACCACAAACGTTCACTCTCAGAAACAGCGATGTATCGAGTTAAACAGTTGCTAGGAGGGAAACTGAGCTTAAGAAATTACAATGCCCAGGTGGGTGAAACTTACGCGATGATAAAAGCGTTGAACAAGCTTACTGGGTTAGGTATGCCTGAAACTTGTCGTATTGACTAA
- the nirD gene encoding nitrite reductase small subunit NirD produces MAFTKVCKIEDIIPGTGVCALVGGEQVAIFRPTKAEEVFAISNTDPYFQSNVLSRGLIVEHKEELWVASPLKKQRFNLATGVCMEDENFNVKAYKARVAKGAVEISA; encoded by the coding sequence ATGGCATTTACCAAAGTTTGTAAGATCGAAGACATTATCCCAGGTACAGGTGTTTGTGCGTTGGTTGGTGGTGAGCAAGTGGCTATCTTCCGCCCAACTAAGGCTGAAGAAGTATTCGCGATTAGCAACACAGACCCATACTTCCAATCTAACGTGTTATCACGTGGCTTGATTGTTGAGCACAAAGAAGAGCTTTGGGTGGCAAGCCCACTTAAGAAGCAACGCTTTAACCTAGCAACAGGTGTCTGCATGGAAGACGAGAACTTCAACGTGAAAGCGTATAAAGCTCGTGTTGCCAAAGGCGCTGTAGAAATCTCTGCTTAA
- the viaA gene encoding ATPase RavA stimulator ViaA, which translates to MLGADGLNLALMVADSGIIDTAMNDLIARSQVMMAAENKGVKTSVKNHLVKWRGKVKKRVTKVCETDRFQEEIALYQEVIYWDEPQFFDEIDSVIKKLEWHSAFYLQARRLMENNKGVYNAMFPHYFCDQWYQSLSDAIKQAQVTELETSKEKVLADLYQRMETMKNMDKVTESGDEGSVGRLWDMASTKLSKTDLTIMKRHAEFLNKHKGLQEIAEKLGRMAGEEDDPSLHKAPVEELQMVEEKSDEAVDDIVGIHESDDLNKMLPNETMFLAYPELEVIFYKHLADKRLLSYRSQGKSRTLRKVKAQKPDSKNINIEKGPFIVCVDASGSMSGFPEQSAKAMAYALMQIALAEERDCYVILFSSEQITYELTRQDGLREASDFLSYSFHGGTDLEPVLMKSIDLMTGDKYKNADLIVLSDFIAPKQSDEMIAQVEKLKEHKNRFHAVSLSKYGNPQLMTMFDHCWAYHPSLVGRFMKKW; encoded by the coding sequence ATGTTAGGAGCAGACGGCTTAAACCTCGCTTTGATGGTAGCTGATTCAGGAATCATTGATACCGCGATGAATGATCTCATCGCTCGTTCTCAAGTCATGATGGCTGCTGAGAACAAAGGTGTGAAAACCTCAGTGAAAAACCACTTAGTTAAATGGCGCGGTAAAGTTAAAAAACGCGTTACTAAGGTGTGTGAAACTGATCGATTCCAAGAGGAAATCGCCCTTTATCAAGAAGTGATTTACTGGGATGAACCTCAGTTCTTTGATGAAATTGACAGTGTTATCAAAAAGCTGGAGTGGCACTCAGCGTTTTATCTACAAGCTCGACGCCTTATGGAGAATAATAAGGGCGTTTATAACGCGATGTTTCCACACTACTTTTGTGACCAATGGTACCAATCACTTTCTGATGCGATTAAACAAGCTCAAGTAACCGAGCTTGAAACAAGCAAAGAAAAAGTCTTAGCCGATCTTTATCAGCGCATGGAAACCATGAAAAACATGGACAAAGTGACAGAGTCGGGTGATGAAGGCAGTGTAGGGCGCTTGTGGGATATGGCATCTACCAAGTTAAGCAAAACAGACCTTACCATAATGAAGCGTCATGCTGAGTTCTTGAATAAGCACAAGGGCTTGCAAGAGATTGCTGAAAAGCTAGGCCGTATGGCTGGTGAGGAAGACGATCCTTCGCTACACAAAGCCCCTGTAGAAGAATTGCAGATGGTTGAAGAGAAAAGTGATGAAGCGGTCGATGATATTGTGGGGATTCATGAAAGTGATGACCTGAACAAAATGCTGCCAAACGAAACCATGTTCCTAGCTTATCCTGAACTTGAGGTTATCTTTTACAAGCACTTGGCCGACAAGCGTTTACTTAGCTATCGTTCGCAAGGTAAATCACGCACGTTACGGAAAGTGAAAGCGCAAAAACCAGATAGCAAGAACATCAATATTGAAAAGGGTCCGTTTATCGTCTGTGTGGACGCTTCGGGTTCGATGAGTGGTTTCCCTGAGCAGTCTGCTAAAGCAATGGCTTATGCCTTAATGCAAATCGCTCTTGCAGAAGAGAGAGACTGTTACGTGATTCTGTTCTCTTCTGAGCAGATTACCTATGAGTTAACAAGGCAAGATGGCCTACGTGAAGCGAGCGACTTCCTAAGTTACTCATTCCACGGCGGTACGGATTTAGAACCTGTTCTTATGAAGTCGATTGACTTGATGACGGGTGATAAATACAAGAATGCCGATTTAATCGTACTTTCTGACTTTATTGCACCTAAACAATCAGACGAAATGATTGCTCAGGTTGAAAAGTTGAAAGAACACAAAAACCGTTTCCATGCGGTAAGCCTTTCGAAATACGGTAACCCTCAACTTATGACGATGTTTGACCACTGCTGGGCGTATCATCCGAGTCTTGTCGGTCGTTTCATGAAAAAGTGGTAG
- a CDS encoding formate/nitrite transporter family protein, with product MSPDYKPAEFVQTMIDVGEAKTKTSTRDLLIRSTMAGIILSLAVVVAITAMVQTGIGLVGALVFPVGFVILSVMGYDLVTGVFGLAPLAKFDNRPGITWGRILRCWGIVGLGNLIGSLIVAFLVAVSLTGNFSLEPNAVAQKFIAVSTGRSLGFENMGMDGWITCFVRGIFCNLMVCLGVIGNMTARTVSGRVAMMWFPIFIFFALVFEHTVVNMFLFPLGMILGADFGIATWLNFNLIPTILGNIVGGLLMTCVPLYLTHAKTAPSLGAK from the coding sequence ATGTCTCCTGATTACAAACCAGCTGAATTCGTTCAAACGATGATCGATGTGGGTGAAGCGAAAACGAAAACAAGTACTCGCGACCTTCTGATTCGAAGCACTATGGCTGGTATCATCCTTTCTTTAGCGGTTGTTGTTGCTATTACAGCAATGGTACAAACCGGTATTGGCCTTGTTGGTGCACTTGTGTTCCCAGTTGGCTTCGTGATTCTAAGTGTAATGGGTTATGACCTAGTAACTGGCGTATTCGGCCTTGCACCTTTAGCGAAATTCGACAACCGCCCAGGTATTACTTGGGGTCGTATCCTACGTTGTTGGGGTATTGTTGGTCTTGGTAACCTTATCGGTTCTCTTATTGTTGCTTTCCTTGTTGCAGTATCACTAACGGGTAACTTCTCTTTAGAACCAAACGCTGTTGCTCAAAAGTTCATTGCTGTTTCTACGGGTCGTAGCTTAGGTTTTGAAAACATGGGCATGGACGGATGGATCACGTGTTTCGTACGCGGTATCTTCTGTAACCTTATGGTATGTCTTGGTGTGATTGGTAACATGACTGCTCGCACAGTGTCAGGCCGTGTAGCAATGATGTGGTTCCCAATCTTCATCTTCTTCGCACTCGTATTTGAGCACACAGTGGTAAACATGTTCCTATTCCCACTAGGTATGATTCTGGGCGCTGATTTCGGTATCGCGACATGGTTGAACTTCAACCTTATCCCAACAATCCTAGGTAACATCGTTGGTGGTCTACTAATGACGTGTGTTCCTCTATACCTAACTCACGCTAAAACAGCGCCTTCTTTAGGTGCTAAGTAA
- a CDS encoding DUF4174 domain-containing protein codes for MLHRQTHNSNVSIDTTKTVQTLNQPSNSGIWFSLFKLLTISTVLIMSLTINSVLAYPAYSHSKPLPHRSVIYFAPKEDSVVKEFMNEVLLNNCQLDERDVVIMVIAESGYTVPTWLEEEFNLEAVTSIYEIPKGSHTAVLIGKDGKEKHRWSGKTDWKQITNIIDEMPMRQQEMQRQGSRCSI; via the coding sequence ATGCTGCACCGACAAACACACAATTCGAACGTAAGCATCGACACAACCAAAACGGTGCAAACTTTAAATCAACCATCAAACTCTGGTATCTGGTTTAGTTTGTTTAAACTACTGACCATCAGCACGGTATTAATCATGAGCTTAACCATCAATTCTGTACTCGCCTACCCCGCCTATTCTCACTCAAAGCCTTTGCCGCACCGCAGTGTTATTTATTTCGCTCCAAAGGAAGATTCAGTCGTTAAAGAGTTTATGAATGAAGTGTTGCTCAATAACTGTCAATTGGACGAACGAGATGTCGTCATTATGGTTATTGCTGAGAGTGGTTATACAGTTCCGACTTGGCTAGAAGAAGAGTTTAACTTAGAGGCAGTCACTAGCATTTACGAGATCCCGAAAGGATCTCACACCGCTGTTTTGATTGGTAAAGACGGAAAAGAGAAGCACCGATGGAGTGGCAAAACAGATTGGAAACAGATCACCAATATCATTGACGAAATGCCTATGCGCCAACAAGAAATGCAGCGACAAGGCAGCCGCTGCAGTATTTGA
- the cobA gene encoding uroporphyrinogen-III C-methyltransferase, giving the protein MSEVSSSNVKEVNKGFVSLVGAGPGDPDLLTLKAARVIQQADVLVYDRLVSKDILAMANPEAEMLYVGKKLDHHCVPQDQINQLLVTKAQENKHVVRLKGGDSFIFGRGGEECETLAENDVRFEVIPGITAAAGATAYAGIPLTHRDHAQSVQFITGHLKKDGEDIDWQSLAQHNHTIVFYMGLKESPNIQKNLLDNGMRADMPVAIIENGTRQEQKVFRGGLRDLADLASVAKSPALIVVGSVAQLHEKLAWFNKQA; this is encoded by the coding sequence ATGTCAGAAGTATCGTCATCGAATGTTAAAGAAGTAAACAAAGGATTTGTTTCATTGGTAGGTGCTGGTCCGGGCGACCCAGACTTACTTACGCTAAAAGCCGCACGAGTGATTCAACAAGCAGACGTGTTGGTTTATGACCGCTTGGTATCAAAAGATATTTTGGCGATGGCTAACCCAGAAGCAGAAATGCTGTATGTGGGTAAAAAGCTTGATCATCACTGTGTACCGCAAGATCAGATCAACCAACTGTTGGTCACTAAAGCGCAAGAGAACAAGCACGTAGTGCGCCTAAAAGGTGGTGACTCGTTTATCTTTGGCCGTGGTGGTGAAGAATGTGAAACGTTAGCTGAGAATGACGTGAGATTTGAAGTGATTCCGGGCATCACGGCAGCTGCAGGCGCAACGGCTTATGCGGGCATTCCGTTGACGCACCGTGATCATGCACAAAGCGTGCAGTTTATTACAGGTCACTTGAAGAAAGATGGCGAAGATATTGACTGGCAATCTCTTGCTCAGCACAACCATACCATCGTGTTTTACATGGGCTTGAAAGAGAGTCCGAACATTCAAAAGAACTTACTCGATAACGGTATGCGAGCTGACATGCCAGTTGCGATCATCGAAAATGGTACGCGCCAAGAACAGAAGGTGTTTAGAGGTGGGTTACGTGATTTAGCTGATCTTGCTAGCGTCGCAAAGAGCCCTGCGCTGATTGTTGTAGGCAGCGTGGCTCAGCTTCATGAAAAACTTGCTTGGTTTAACAAACAAGCTTGA
- a CDS encoding ATPase RavA domain-containing protein, translating into MNPSISSHADKALLSERINKLAHALSDGVYEREDTIKLCLLAALAGESVFLLGPPGIAKSLIAKRLIQAFDNSSYFEYLMTRFSTPEEVFGPLSIQELKDNGRYVRLTEGYLPTAQVVFLDEIWKAGPAILNTLLTVVNEKTFKNGSDIERVPMRLLVSASNELPDEDSGLEALYDRMLVRVFVNRIQNKQNFKSMLTTGTSQEAVIPQGLAITDIEYHQWQKELDKLELTDNSFDKLFELKTMLEETVKKQGSASESELYVSDRRWKKAVKLLKASAFFSGRDSVNPLDIMLLQDCLWHSPESRDVVRSVVKDFALNRAFDQQESKAQIEMSREELEEIQDDVESTLSVSLSMESTSGLLRKDVYQNDIKNAKMYSVGSAYNLVKLVMLQSNMSVSESEKGDSRWVYVAKDDFDRVLKEGHGDIYGYVNENKNLCRLKLDLDASNQLVIKDIANRSVLVSVVTTDGLDQELYNKWLSGAEKALEQLTEAEFKLKRVRTEFHDALPHNYIDPDLPKAMEASLQSVTQDLETTKVKSAKIAQRIKFMSQYFE; encoded by the coding sequence ATGAACCCTTCTATTTCTTCACATGCTGACAAGGCGCTACTCTCTGAAAGAATCAATAAATTAGCGCACGCTCTCTCTGATGGTGTCTATGAAAGAGAAGACACAATTAAGCTTTGTTTACTGGCCGCTTTGGCTGGTGAAAGTGTGTTTCTATTAGGCCCTCCGGGCATCGCGAAAAGTCTTATCGCGAAACGTCTCATTCAGGCGTTTGACAACAGTAGTTACTTCGAATATTTGATGACTCGTTTCTCTACTCCAGAGGAAGTGTTCGGCCCACTAAGTATCCAAGAATTAAAAGACAACGGTCGTTATGTAAGATTGACCGAAGGCTACCTACCAACTGCACAAGTCGTATTCCTCGATGAGATCTGGAAAGCAGGCCCTGCAATCCTAAACACTCTACTTACTGTCGTTAACGAAAAGACTTTCAAAAACGGCAGTGATATTGAACGTGTACCGATGCGTCTACTCGTGTCGGCATCCAACGAACTTCCAGATGAAGACAGCGGCTTGGAAGCACTTTACGACCGTATGTTGGTACGCGTGTTCGTAAACCGTATCCAAAACAAACAAAACTTCAAATCGATGCTGACGACGGGTACTTCTCAAGAAGCGGTAATTCCACAAGGTTTGGCGATTACGGATATTGAATATCATCAATGGCAGAAAGAGCTTGATAAGCTAGAACTGACAGACAATTCGTTTGATAAGTTGTTTGAACTGAAAACCATGCTTGAAGAGACGGTTAAGAAGCAAGGCTCTGCGTCAGAGTCAGAATTGTATGTATCAGACAGACGATGGAAGAAGGCCGTTAAACTATTGAAAGCGAGTGCGTTCTTCAGCGGTCGCGATAGCGTGAACCCGCTAGATATCATGCTTCTGCAAGATTGTTTGTGGCATAGCCCAGAATCACGTGATGTGGTTCGTAGTGTGGTGAAAGACTTTGCATTGAACCGAGCGTTTGATCAGCAAGAGTCGAAAGCTCAAATTGAAATGTCTCGTGAAGAGTTAGAAGAGATTCAAGACGATGTTGAATCAACGTTGTCTGTGTCGCTTTCTATGGAGTCAACCAGTGGCTTGCTGCGTAAAGACGTTTACCAGAACGATATTAAGAACGCGAAAATGTACAGCGTGGGCAGTGCTTACAATCTCGTGAAACTGGTTATGCTGCAAAGCAACATGTCGGTTTCTGAATCTGAGAAAGGCGATAGCCGTTGGGTATACGTGGCCAAAGACGATTTTGATCGTGTTCTTAAAGAAGGTCACGGTGATATTTACGGTTACGTAAACGAAAATAAAAATCTATGCCGTTTAAAACTCGACTTGGATGCATCAAACCAATTAGTGATTAAAGACATCGCCAATCGCTCTGTATTGGTGAGTGTGGTTACTACTGACGGTCTAGACCAAGAACTGTACAACAAGTGGTTGAGTGGCGCTGAGAAAGCCTTAGAACAGTTAACTGAAGCTGAATTCAAGTTAAAACGCGTTCGTACTGAATTCCATGATGCGCTTCCTCATAACTATATTGATCCTGATTTACCGAAAGCGATGGAAGCAAGTTTGCAATCGGTAACGCAAGATCTTGAAACAACGAAAGTGAAGAGTGCCAAGATCGCTCAGCGTATTAAGTTTATGAGCCAGTACTTCGAGTAA
- the nirB gene encoding nitrite reductase large subunit NirB: MSKMKLVVIGNGMVGHRYIEDLVEKTDVANMDITVFCEEPRVAYDRVHLSSYFSHHTADELSLVKEGFYEKHGINMLIGERAINVNREKKTVYSSTGREIQYDKLILATGSFPFVPPIKGNEGKDCFVYRTIEDLKAIEATAKNSKSGVVVGGGLLGLEAAGALKALGVTTHVVEFAPKLMAEQLDQAGGNQLRQKIERMGVNVHTSKNTLEIAPEGTEARNVMRFADGTELETDFIVFSAGIRPQDKLARQMGLGIAPRGGIEINDHCQTTDKDIYAIGECASWNQTFYGLVAPGYKMATVAVDHVVGNESTFEGADMSAKLKLLGVKVGSIGDANGRTPGCKSYVYQNEEQEVYKRIIVSEDNKKLIGAVMVGDTSDYGDLLQLMLNEIDLPEHPDALILPAHAGAEKPTLGADSLPESAVICSCFDVTKGKIAQAVAEGHHTIGDIKAVTGAGTGCGGCIPLVTSVLNAELAKAGVEVKNDVCEHFAYSRQELFHLIRIEEIKTFDELLEKYGKGYGCEVCKPLAGSILASCWGEHILKPELVKLHDTNDNFLGNMQKDGTYSVIPRMAGGEVTPQALSVLADVAAEYNLYTKITGAQRIGLFGAQKDDLPAIWKKLIAAGYETGQAYAKALRMAKTCVGSTWCRYGVQDSVGLGVMIENRYKGIRTPHKMKFGVSGCTRECAEAQGKDLGIIATDAGWNMYVCGNGGMKPRHADLLASDLDQETLIKYIDRFMMFYIRTAAPLQRTSVWMDNLEGGVDYLREVIVDNKLGINDQLETDISGLVDNFACEWTDTINDEAQLKRFAHFINADDRDDNVVFVEDGREQHRPATFTEKHSEAITSRHQGDIIHVESV; the protein is encoded by the coding sequence ATGAGCAAGATGAAGCTAGTCGTTATCGGTAACGGGATGGTCGGCCATCGCTATATCGAAGATTTAGTCGAGAAGACAGATGTTGCAAACATGGACATCACGGTGTTCTGTGAAGAACCACGTGTAGCCTATGACCGTGTACACCTTTCTTCTTACTTTTCACACCACACTGCAGACGAACTTTCTTTAGTTAAAGAAGGCTTCTACGAGAAACACGGCATCAATATGCTGATCGGCGAACGTGCTATTAACGTTAACCGTGAAAAGAAAACAGTTTACTCAAGCACTGGTCGTGAAATTCAATACGACAAACTTATCCTTGCTACCGGTTCTTTCCCATTCGTACCGCCAATTAAAGGCAACGAAGGTAAAGACTGTTTCGTTTACCGCACAATCGAAGATCTCAAAGCTATCGAAGCAACCGCTAAGAACTCAAAGTCTGGTGTTGTTGTGGGTGGCGGTCTACTTGGTCTTGAAGCGGCAGGCGCACTAAAAGCACTTGGCGTGACAACACACGTTGTTGAGTTCGCTCCTAAGCTAATGGCTGAGCAACTTGACCAAGCGGGTGGTAACCAACTTCGTCAAAAAATCGAACGTATGGGCGTAAACGTACATACAAGTAAGAACACGCTTGAGATTGCTCCTGAAGGCACTGAAGCTCGTAACGTAATGCGTTTTGCAGACGGTACAGAGCTAGAAACTGATTTCATCGTATTCTCTGCTGGTATTCGCCCACAAGACAAACTTGCTCGTCAAATGGGTCTAGGTATTGCACCTCGTGGCGGTATCGAGATTAACGATCACTGTCAAACGACTGATAAAGACATCTACGCTATCGGTGAGTGTGCGTCTTGGAACCAAACGTTCTACGGCCTTGTTGCTCCTGGCTACAAAATGGCGACTGTAGCTGTTGACCACGTTGTCGGTAACGAAAGCACATTTGAAGGTGCGGACATGTCTGCGAAGCTTAAGCTTCTAGGCGTGAAAGTAGGTTCTATCGGTGATGCAAACGGCCGCACTCCTGGCTGTAAGAGCTACGTTTACCAAAACGAAGAGCAAGAAGTTTATAAACGTATCATCGTTTCTGAAGACAATAAAAAGCTTATTGGCGCAGTGATGGTTGGTGATACGTCGGACTATGGCGATCTTCTTCAGCTAATGCTGAACGAAATCGACCTACCAGAACACCCAGATGCATTGATTCTTCCTGCTCACGCTGGTGCTGAAAAACCAACACTTGGCGCGGATTCTCTTCCTGAGTCTGCTGTTATCTGTTCTTGTTTCGATGTAACGAAAGGCAAGATTGCTCAAGCGGTTGCTGAAGGTCACCACACCATTGGTGATATCAAAGCAGTAACAGGCGCAGGTACGGGTTGTGGTGGTTGTATTCCACTTGTGACTTCAGTATTAAACGCTGAACTTGCTAAAGCTGGTGTAGAAGTGAAGAACGACGTGTGTGAGCACTTTGCTTACTCTCGCCAAGAGCTTTTCCACCTGATTCGTATTGAAGAAATCAAAACGTTCGATGAGCTACTAGAGAAATACGGTAAAGGCTACGGCTGTGAAGTATGTAAGCCTCTAGCGGGTTCTATCCTTGCTTCTTGCTGGGGTGAGCACATCCTTAAGCCTGAGCTAGTGAAGCTGCACGATACCAACGATAACTTCCTAGGTAACATGCAAAAAGACGGTACTTACTCTGTTATCCCTCGTATGGCGGGTGGTGAAGTAACACCACAAGCGCTAAGCGTTCTTGCGGATGTTGCTGCTGAATACAACCTGTACACCAAGATCACGGGCGCACAACGTATTGGTCTGTTCGGTGCTCAAAAAGATGACTTACCAGCAATCTGGAAGAAGTTAATCGCTGCAGGCTACGAAACTGGTCAAGCTTACGCAAAAGCACTTCGTATGGCGAAAACATGTGTAGGTTCTACTTGGTGTCGTTACGGCGTTCAAGATTCAGTTGGCCTAGGCGTGATGATCGAGAACCGTTACAAAGGCATTCGTACCCCTCATAAAATGAAGTTTGGTGTGTCTGGTTGTACTCGTGAGTGTGCTGAAGCTCAAGGTAAAGACTTAGGTATTATCGCGACTGACGCAGGTTGGAACATGTATGTATGTGGTAACGGTGGTATGAAACCTCGTCACGCAGACTTACTGGCAAGCGACCTAGACCAAGAAACGCTAATCAAGTACATCGACCGTTTCATGATGTTCTATATCCGTACGGCTGCGCCACTACAACGTACTTCGGTATGGATGGACAACCTAGAAGGTGGTGTTGATTACCTACGTGAAGTGATTGTAGACAACAAGCTTGGTATCAATGACCAACTTGAAACTGACATTTCTGGCCTAGTTGATAACTTCGCTTGTGAATGGACAGATACAATCAACGACGAAGCTCAACTTAAGCGCTTTGCACACTTCATCAATGCTGATGACCGTGATGATAACGTTGTGTTTGTTGAAGATGGTCGTGAACAACACCGTCCAGCAACATTCACCGAGAAACACTCTGAAGCCATTACTTCAAGGCATCAGGGCGACATCATTCACGTAGAATCTGTTTAA
- the ltaE gene encoding low-specificity L-threonine aldolase, which translates to MDFRSDTVTKPSQAMRDAMANAEVGDDVYGDDPTVNELEQWAANETGFEAAMFTSSGTQANLLGLMAHCERGDEYLCGQQAHNYKYEAGGAAVLGSIQPQPIENNPDGTLDFKKLAAAIKPDDSHFARTKLLSLENTINGKVLPMSYLAEARDFVNQHGLQMHLDGARVYNAAVALDVHIKEIAQHFDSMTICLSKGLGAPIGSLLLGSKEYIAKARRLRKMVGGGMRQAGILAAAGKMALTENVTQLKADHENAKNLAIGLSKLKGFSVNPDFIQTNIVFAKLDESVDINRIARELDEQGITMSPGNPVRFVTHRDISSEDIATFLTKLENAL; encoded by the coding sequence ATGGACTTTCGTTCTGATACCGTAACTAAACCTTCGCAAGCTATGCGTGACGCAATGGCAAACGCAGAAGTGGGCGATGATGTTTATGGCGATGACCCAACCGTCAACGAACTAGAACAGTGGGCAGCAAATGAGACAGGCTTTGAAGCGGCAATGTTTACCTCTTCAGGTACACAAGCCAACCTTCTTGGCTTAATGGCGCATTGTGAGCGTGGTGATGAATATCTGTGTGGCCAGCAGGCGCACAACTACAAATACGAAGCTGGCGGCGCAGCTGTCTTGGGCTCGATTCAACCTCAACCAATCGAGAATAACCCAGATGGTACTCTTGATTTCAAAAAGCTTGCTGCTGCTATTAAGCCAGACGACAGCCACTTCGCTCGCACTAAACTCCTAAGCTTAGAAAACACGATTAACGGCAAAGTACTGCCAATGTCTTACCTAGCGGAAGCTCGTGATTTCGTAAACCAACACGGTTTGCAAATGCACTTAGATGGCGCACGAGTATATAACGCAGCAGTGGCACTAGACGTGCACATCAAAGAGATCGCACAACACTTCGATTCGATGACGATTTGTTTATCAAAAGGTTTAGGCGCTCCGATCGGCTCACTACTTCTTGGCAGCAAAGAATACATCGCCAAAGCACGTCGACTGCGTAAAATGGTCGGCGGTGGTATGCGCCAAGCAGGTATTCTTGCGGCTGCGGGTAAAATGGCTCTAACAGAGAACGTTACTCAACTTAAAGCTGATCACGAGAACGCAAAAAACCTAGCGATTGGTTTGAGCAAGCTAAAAGGTTTTTCTGTTAACCCTGATTTCATTCAAACTAACATTGTGTTTGCTAAGTTAGATGAGTCTGTAGATATCAACCGAATCGCTCGCGAACTTGACGAACAAGGCATTACGATGTCACCAGGGAACCCTGTTCGATTTGTTACTCATAGAGATATCAGTTCAGAAGACATCGCTACTTTCCTAACAAAGTTGGAAAATGCGCTTTAA
- a CDS encoding NUDIX hydrolase has product MSKVIHKWKSISLIEENVTLPTNVVVKHTTINHPGAAVILPITSSGKIILINQFRPSLKKWLLELPAGTMEIDETPLQCAQRELEEETGYSATSFQSLGQVTPLAGFCDEIQHLFVAKDLSLTTRFECDEDEAIEVIELSLEELHDKIRHDQITDTKTIACLSKAQLCGHL; this is encoded by the coding sequence ATGAGTAAAGTTATCCATAAATGGAAAAGTATTTCTCTCATAGAAGAGAACGTGACGCTCCCTACGAACGTCGTGGTAAAACATACAACAATCAATCACCCTGGCGCGGCAGTTATTCTTCCTATCACTTCGTCTGGAAAAATCATCCTCATTAACCAGTTCCGCCCTTCTCTAAAGAAATGGCTTTTGGAACTACCCGCAGGCACGATGGAAATAGATGAGACACCTCTTCAATGTGCCCAACGCGAACTGGAAGAAGAAACAGGTTACAGTGCAACTTCTTTTCAAAGCTTGGGGCAAGTCACCCCTTTGGCTGGCTTCTGTGATGAGATACAACATCTGTTTGTCGCAAAAGACTTAAGCCTCACTACCCGCTTTGAATGCGATGAAGATGAAGCAATAGAAGTGATCGAACTGAGTTTAGAAGAACTGCACGATAAAATACGACACGATCAAATCACTGATACCAAAACTATCGCTTGTTTAAGCAAAGCCCAACTATGTGGCCATCTATAG